One segment of Zhihengliuella halotolerans DNA contains the following:
- a CDS encoding lycopene cyclase domain-containing protein, with product MTYLLILVGLIGCMVLLDFRFRLLLWSRPVAGALTLVIGTAFFLIWDIQAIQHGIFLHRASPLMTGIMLGDQLPLEELFFLFFLCYQSMILFTGAERLIARRRAES from the coding sequence GTGACGTACCTGCTCATCCTGGTGGGGCTGATCGGCTGCATGGTGCTGCTGGACTTCCGGTTCCGGCTCCTGCTCTGGAGCCGACCGGTGGCCGGGGCGCTGACCCTGGTCATCGGCACCGCGTTCTTCCTCATCTGGGACATCCAGGCGATCCAGCACGGGATCTTCCTCCACCGCGCGTCGCCGCTCATGACGGGGATCATGCTGGGCGACCAGCTGCCGCTCGAGGAGCTCTTCTTTCTGTTCTTCCTGTGCTATCAGAGCATGATTCTGTTCACCGGGGCTGAACGGCTCATCGCCCGCAGGAGGGCGGAGTCGTGA
- a CDS encoding lycopene cyclase domain-containing protein yields the protein MNYTELNAVFLTLAGLLGILAVFRCRAGRRRAVLASAAAAVVVLVILTAVFDNLMLAAGLFGYTPETLSGHHIGLAPLEDFAYPVAAAILLPALWVLFAGKREQK from the coding sequence GTGAACTACACCGAACTCAATGCCGTGTTCCTCACGCTGGCCGGTCTGCTCGGCATCCTCGCGGTCTTCCGCTGCCGTGCCGGGCGCCGCAGGGCGGTGCTGGCGTCCGCGGCGGCCGCCGTCGTCGTACTGGTGATCCTGACGGCCGTCTTCGACAATCTCATGCTGGCGGCGGGGCTCTTCGGCTACACGCCCGAGACCCTGAGCGGGCACCATATCGGGCTTGCGCCGCTGGAGGACTTCGCCTACCCGGTGGCCGCGGCGATCCTGCTGCCCGCGCTCTGGGTCCTCTTCGCCGGGAAGCGGGAGCAGAAGTGA
- a CDS encoding carbohydrate kinase family protein codes for MPKFLVVGEALIDVVHTPDGVVNEHPGGSPANVALGLGRLGQDVTLATWISDDDRGQLISEHLADSHVVVTDASRGADATSTAVARLDDDGAAAYEFDVNYRLPDLGPVDGYAYVHTGSIAAVDDDAFEATVAALATAKASGAVVSYDPNLRPSLMGDVATVRPRVERLVELADIAKVSDEDLAWLRPGEDIATVAAEWAKTCQFVVVTRGGEGVIALHHDGTEIDVPAPATDVVDTVGAGDSYMSGLLDGIARMTGRETARDRLAGLGPATLRGILERAAHIAAITVSRAGANPPWETEV; via the coding sequence ATGCCTAAGTTTCTCGTCGTCGGCGAAGCACTGATCGACGTCGTCCACACGCCCGACGGTGTCGTCAACGAACACCCCGGCGGCAGCCCCGCGAACGTCGCGCTGGGCCTCGGACGGCTGGGGCAGGACGTGACCCTGGCGACCTGGATCTCCGACGACGACCGCGGCCAGCTCATTTCCGAGCACCTCGCGGATTCGCACGTGGTCGTCACCGACGCCTCGCGCGGCGCGGACGCCACGAGCACCGCAGTGGCCCGCCTCGACGACGACGGCGCGGCCGCCTACGAGTTCGATGTCAACTACCGCCTGCCCGACCTCGGGCCGGTCGACGGCTACGCCTACGTCCACACTGGATCCATCGCCGCCGTGGACGACGACGCCTTCGAGGCGACCGTTGCTGCGCTTGCGACCGCCAAGGCGAGCGGCGCCGTCGTCTCCTACGACCCGAATCTGCGACCCTCGCTCATGGGCGACGTGGCCACGGTGCGCCCGCGGGTCGAGCGGCTCGTTGAGCTCGCGGACATCGCGAAGGTCAGCGACGAGGATCTGGCCTGGCTGCGGCCCGGCGAGGATATCGCCACCGTTGCGGCCGAGTGGGCCAAGACCTGTCAGTTCGTCGTGGTGACCCGCGGCGGCGAGGGCGTGATCGCGCTGCACCACGACGGGACCGAGATCGACGTGCCCGCCCCGGCGACCGACGTCGTCGACACCGTCGGCGCCGGCGACTCCTACATGTCCGGCCTGCTGGACGGGATCGCGCGCATGACGGGCCGCGAGACAGCCCGTGATCGCCTGGCCGGTCTCGGCCCAGCGACGCTGCGCGGCATCCTCGAGCGGGCCGCGCACATCGCCGCGATCACGGTTTCCCGCGCCGGCGCGAATCCCCCGTGGGAGACCGAGGTCTAG
- a CDS encoding FAD-dependent oxidoreductase produces MTTRISTTCLIIGGGPAGMIAGLLLARSGVTVTVIEKHGDFLRDFRGDTVHPTTLELLDDLGLFEAFDALPHSRIQEVNVPRAGGGTVRLGDLRRLPLKHPYIAMIPQWDFLNLIAAAGEREPGFTLRLRTEATSLLFEDGQVVGARIADDAGAGEIRAHLTLAADGRWSTAAREASLPVRDFPVDADVWWFRLPTAEGEDRLISGSLLPRSIAGQLYVGIPRPGYLQVARIIPKGADPHLRAAGIGALRRDVAAAYPELPKAVAALEFDDVKLLDVRVTRLARWHAKGLLCIGDAAHAMSPIAGVGINLAIQDGVAAARLLAAPLLAGTIGDRDVAAVQRRRTPPTVATQTMQRFLHRGLSRVMREGAELAAPPALAWLVEHFPALTVLPAYAAGVGLRPEHAPSAARRPPYRPERGARRARLN; encoded by the coding sequence ATGACCACCCGGATCTCCACGACCTGCCTGATCATCGGCGGCGGCCCCGCGGGCATGATCGCCGGCCTGCTGCTCGCGCGCTCCGGCGTGACGGTGACGGTGATCGAGAAGCACGGCGACTTCCTGCGCGACTTCCGCGGCGACACCGTCCACCCCACCACGCTCGAGTTGCTCGACGACCTCGGGCTCTTCGAGGCGTTCGACGCTCTGCCGCACAGCCGCATCCAGGAGGTCAACGTCCCCCGTGCCGGCGGTGGCACGGTCCGCCTCGGCGATTTGCGCCGGCTGCCCCTGAAGCACCCGTACATCGCGATGATCCCGCAATGGGATTTCCTGAACCTGATCGCCGCGGCCGGCGAGCGCGAACCGGGCTTCACGCTGCGCCTGCGCACCGAGGCCACGTCCCTGCTGTTCGAGGACGGGCAGGTGGTGGGCGCAAGGATCGCGGACGACGCCGGCGCCGGCGAGATCCGTGCCCATCTCACCCTCGCGGCCGACGGCCGGTGGTCCACCGCCGCCCGGGAGGCCTCCCTGCCGGTGCGCGATTTTCCGGTGGACGCGGACGTCTGGTGGTTCCGGCTCCCCACCGCGGAGGGCGAGGACCGGCTCATCTCCGGGTCGCTGCTGCCGCGCAGCATCGCCGGCCAGCTCTACGTGGGCATACCTCGGCCCGGCTATCTGCAGGTCGCCCGCATCATCCCGAAGGGGGCGGACCCGCACCTGCGCGCGGCGGGCATCGGCGCACTGCGACGGGATGTCGCCGCGGCCTACCCGGAGCTGCCGAAGGCGGTGGCCGCTCTGGAGTTCGACGACGTCAAGCTGCTGGACGTGCGCGTCACCCGGCTGGCGCGCTGGCATGCGAAGGGGCTGCTGTGCATCGGCGACGCCGCCCATGCGATGTCCCCGATCGCCGGCGTCGGAATCAACCTCGCGATCCAGGACGGCGTCGCCGCGGCCCGGTTGCTCGCCGCGCCGCTGCTCGCGGGAACGATCGGCGACCGCGATGTCGCGGCCGTGCAGCGTCGTCGCACCCCGCCGACGGTCGCGACCCAGACGATGCAGCGGTTCCTGCACCGTGGGCTCTCGCGCGTCATGCGCGAGGGAGCGGAGCTCGCGGCGCCGCCGGCGCTGGCGTGGTTGGTCGAGCACTTCCCCGCACTGACGGTGCTCCCCGCGTACGCGGCGGGCGTGGGGCTGCGGCCCGAGCACGCCCCATCGGCGGCCCGGCGGCCGCCCTACCGCCCCGAACGGGGCGCGCGGCGCGCCCGCCTGAACTGA
- a CDS encoding MarR family winged helix-turn-helix transcriptional regulator → MPTDPSDAMFSLDGSDPQHLLVDRGDLAPEDLQQIDRLMKAMGGLRAVERRISAASQKYMQLKETDMRALHFLVTCANTGTVCTPGMLARFLEISTASTTKLLDRLEAGGHLTRSSHPTDRRAVRLQVRDETRRAARASVGRHHAARFGPAARLSADERETVIRFLDETARAMSDSLDSADPEPV, encoded by the coding sequence ATGCCCACCGATCCGTCCGACGCGATGTTCAGCCTCGACGGCAGCGACCCTCAGCACCTGCTGGTCGATCGCGGCGATCTGGCTCCCGAGGATCTGCAGCAGATCGACCGGCTAATGAAGGCCATGGGCGGGCTCCGCGCGGTCGAACGCAGGATCTCCGCCGCCTCGCAAAAGTACATGCAGCTCAAGGAGACGGACATGCGCGCCCTGCATTTCCTGGTCACCTGCGCCAACACCGGCACGGTCTGCACCCCCGGCATGCTGGCCCGCTTCCTGGAGATCAGCACGGCATCGACGACGAAGCTGCTCGACCGCTTGGAGGCCGGCGGCCACCTCACGCGCTCGAGCCACCCCACGGACCGGCGAGCCGTGCGCCTGCAGGTGCGCGACGAGACCCGGCGGGCCGCCCGCGCTTCGGTCGGTCGGCACCACGCGGCGCGCTTCGGTCCCGCGGCGCGGTTGTCCGCCGACGAACGGGAGACGGTCATCCGTTTCCTCGACGAGACGGCCCGGGCCATGTCCGACAGTCTGGACTCGGCCGACCCAGAACCCGTTTAG
- a CDS encoding DUF779 domain-containing protein produces the protein MERALEARPRVDGEEFSRVALTAEAMDLLRQLWGRHGPLMFHQSGGCCDGSSPMCYPAGDFKTGDADVLLGTFDMNDVQGEPLGGIDFWMSVEQFAYWKHTHLTVDVVDGRGSGFSVEAPEGKRFLIRSELMG, from the coding sequence ATGGAACGAGCACTTGAAGCCAGGCCGCGCGTCGACGGCGAGGAGTTCTCCCGGGTGGCGCTGACCGCCGAGGCGATGGACCTGTTGCGGCAGCTGTGGGGCCGCCACGGGCCTCTCATGTTCCACCAGTCCGGCGGCTGCTGCGACGGGTCGTCCCCCATGTGCTACCCGGCCGGGGACTTCAAGACCGGCGACGCCGACGTCCTGCTGGGCACGTTCGACATGAATGACGTGCAGGGGGAGCCGCTCGGCGGGATCGACTTCTGGATGTCCGTCGAGCAGTTCGCCTACTGGAAGCACACGCATCTGACGGTGGACGTGGTCGACGGCCGCGGGTCCGGATTCTCGGTGGAGGCCCCGGAGGGCAAGCGATTCCTTATCCGCAGCGAGCTCATGGGCTGA
- a CDS encoding prenyltransferase codes for MKELIATSRPLSWVNTAYPFAAAYLLAGGGIDWLLILGTVFFLVPYNLAMYGINDVFDYESDLLNPRKGGVEGAVVPRTRHRRILWASGVTTVPLAAVLFASGGLAAAVALIVSLSAVVAYSAPRLRFKERPVLDSMTSATHFVSPAVYGWLLADGRLEPGSLAAFAAFFCWGMASHAFGAVQDILPDRSAGLGSVATVIGARPTVLVATGLYLAAGLLCLTVPAPGPLAGLLCLPYAANTLRFVPVTDQTSQETRSGWRAFLWLNYATGFLFTLLLLWTHVRSGF; via the coding sequence GTGAAGGAGCTCATCGCGACTTCGCGCCCGCTGTCCTGGGTCAACACGGCCTACCCGTTCGCCGCCGCGTACCTGTTGGCCGGGGGCGGGATCGACTGGCTGCTGATTCTGGGCACCGTGTTCTTCCTGGTCCCGTACAACCTGGCGATGTACGGCATCAACGACGTCTTCGATTACGAATCCGACCTGCTCAACCCGCGCAAGGGCGGGGTCGAGGGCGCCGTGGTCCCGCGTACGCGGCACCGGCGGATCCTGTGGGCCTCCGGAGTCACCACCGTCCCGCTCGCGGCTGTGCTGTTCGCGTCCGGCGGGCTCGCGGCCGCCGTCGCCTTGATCGTCTCGCTGAGCGCCGTCGTCGCGTACAGCGCACCCCGGCTGCGCTTCAAAGAGCGACCCGTCCTCGACTCGATGACGTCTGCGACGCACTTCGTCTCCCCCGCGGTCTACGGATGGCTGCTCGCCGACGGACGCCTGGAGCCGGGCTCGCTCGCTGCGTTCGCCGCATTCTTCTGCTGGGGGATGGCCAGCCACGCCTTCGGCGCCGTGCAGGACATCCTCCCCGACCGCTCCGCCGGCCTCGGTTCCGTGGCGACGGTCATCGGAGCGCGACCGACGGTCCTGGTGGCAACCGGTCTCTACCTCGCCGCCGGCTTGCTGTGCCTGACCGTTCCCGCCCCGGGACCGCTGGCGGGACTGCTGTGCCTGCCCTACGCGGCCAACACCCTGCGTTTCGTCCCCGTCACCGACCAGACGTCGCAGGAGACGCGATCCGGCTGGCGGGCCTTCCTCTGGCTGAACTACGCCACCGGTTTCCTCTTCACGCTCCTGCTGCTGTGGACCCACGTTCGCAGCGGATTCTGA
- a CDS encoding polyprenyl synthetase family protein has translation MSPATRRRLRATAAGPFDLSASDPDYLSRVDREITAYVERVTHRCTPTPESTTELARHLATACDGGKRLRPILVEAAYRGFGGSDADAPVLLGAAFEMLHSALLIHDDVIDQDDLRRGQPNIRATYRDRLVRQGTAEATAAHAGDAVAIVAGDVLLTGSVRLAARAAARSTQPDLVDDCFEEAVVASAAGELEDVLLACRPADSPLTPQQVLDMESLKTAAYSFDAPLRAGALLAGASPDEAAGLGAIGRRFGLAYQIVDDLLGTFGDTARTGKPSDSDLLEGKVTVVTAFGIARDPGLAAILEKVRAGLLPAATARAALRHTGADRHAYGLAADLVDEGVSLADSQLPAGPMASTLVEIGRRVLDREA, from the coding sequence ATGAGCCCCGCCACGAGGCGACGCCTCCGAGCCACTGCGGCCGGACCGTTCGATCTCTCCGCATCGGATCCCGACTATCTCTCGCGAGTAGATCGCGAGATCACGGCCTATGTCGAGCGTGTCACCCACCGCTGCACGCCGACGCCGGAGTCGACGACGGAACTCGCCCGCCACCTCGCGACCGCCTGCGACGGTGGAAAACGCCTCCGCCCGATCCTCGTCGAGGCGGCCTACCGCGGCTTCGGCGGCTCGGACGCGGACGCCCCGGTCCTGCTGGGCGCGGCCTTCGAGATGCTCCACAGCGCGCTGCTGATCCACGACGACGTCATCGACCAGGACGACCTCCGGCGCGGCCAGCCGAACATCCGGGCGACCTACCGGGACCGGCTCGTGCGGCAGGGGACGGCCGAAGCGACGGCGGCCCACGCCGGAGACGCCGTCGCCATCGTCGCGGGCGACGTGCTGCTGACGGGATCGGTCAGGCTCGCGGCACGAGCCGCGGCACGCTCCACACAACCCGACCTCGTCGACGACTGCTTCGAAGAAGCCGTCGTCGCCTCGGCCGCCGGCGAGCTCGAGGACGTCCTCCTCGCGTGCCGGCCAGCGGATTCCCCGCTCACCCCGCAGCAGGTGCTCGACATGGAATCGCTGAAGACGGCGGCGTACTCGTTCGACGCTCCGCTGCGCGCAGGTGCGCTCCTCGCGGGCGCCTCCCCCGACGAGGCCGCGGGACTGGGCGCCATTGGCCGGCGCTTCGGCCTGGCCTACCAGATCGTCGACGACCTGCTCGGAACCTTCGGCGACACCGCTCGGACGGGTAAGCCCTCCGACTCCGATCTGCTCGAGGGGAAGGTCACCGTTGTCACCGCCTTCGGCATCGCCCGGGATCCCGGCCTGGCAGCGATCCTCGAGAAGGTCCGCGCGGGTTTGCTTCCCGCGGCCACGGCACGGGCCGCCCTCCGGCACACCGGCGCCGATCGGCACGCTTACGGTCTCGCAGCAGACCTGGTCGACGAGGGCGTCTCGCTCGCCGACTCCCAGCTGCCTGCCGGACCGATGGCGTCCACGCTGGTCGAGATCGGCCGCAGAGTGCTGGACCGGGAGGCCTGA
- a CDS encoding VOC family protein: MASTGNPVWIDIYFPDPEPCETFYGTLFGWTFEDQGPELGNYRMIRSADGRIIGGASPGIPDNEDAPTDWTVHLSTDDLAKAVNRTTASGGRILFDPMQIGELGRVAIVATPSGASLGIWQAESFDGFEQPLTDGTPVWFEEMSTSFEADRDFYASVFGWENQMMEGGLAYATNWPQDAATAGLCDASEILPSGTEPYWRIYFQVADVDAAMEQVTTLGGTVLDGADDSPFGRLATVADPHGNAFQIIMPPAR, encoded by the coding sequence ATGGCCAGCACCGGAAACCCCGTCTGGATCGACATCTACTTCCCCGATCCCGAGCCCTGCGAAACCTTCTACGGGACGCTCTTCGGCTGGACCTTCGAGGACCAGGGCCCCGAGCTGGGCAACTACCGCATGATCCGCTCGGCGGACGGCCGGATCATCGGCGGTGCTTCCCCCGGGATACCCGACAACGAAGACGCGCCCACCGACTGGACCGTGCACCTGAGCACCGACGATCTGGCCAAGGCCGTGAACCGGACCACCGCGTCCGGCGGCCGGATCCTGTTCGACCCGATGCAGATCGGCGAGCTCGGCAGGGTCGCCATCGTGGCCACGCCCTCCGGGGCGTCGCTGGGCATCTGGCAGGCGGAATCGTTCGACGGCTTCGAGCAGCCGCTCACGGACGGCACGCCCGTCTGGTTCGAGGAAATGTCCACGTCCTTCGAGGCCGACCGCGACTTCTACGCCTCCGTCTTCGGCTGGGAGAACCAGATGATGGAAGGCGGGCTCGCCTACGCGACGAATTGGCCGCAGGACGCCGCGACCGCCGGTTTGTGCGACGCCTCCGAGATCCTCCCCTCGGGCACCGAGCCGTACTGGCGGATCTACTTCCAGGTGGCCGACGTCGACGCCGCCATGGAACAGGTCACGACGTTGGGCGGAACGGTGCTCGACGGCGCGGACGACTCCCCGTTCGGCCGGCTGGCCACGGTCGCGGACCCCCACGGCAACGCCTTCCAGATCATCATGCCGCCGGCTCGTTAG
- a CDS encoding MFS transporter — MSNDVSPPPVWRMPGMGALLLMTAFGFSGFSVLMPTAPLWALEGGAGSGGSGLVNGVLMLFTVAAQPFVPWALRRFGWAPVLSAGMILLGLPPLLFALSADLLPVLALSAVRGLGFGILTVSGSTAVAELIEPGRRGKAIGAYGLAIAVPQLALLPLAPWIAHNFSFMPVFILGALPLLSVPPAIRLARHLHSLPEPPAHLADVPLTRRRLLPLTRPMAILLAVTLAGGAFVTFAPQMSSSPGATTAGLLLLTGAAAISRWRFGHLADRYGAHAFIAPLVVMTIVGLGLGAWAVAAEESTVVVLLLVSMTLVGISYGGLQNLTLVEAFTAVRRRDYGIASAAWNIGFDTGTGLGSVLVGALAAGWSFSGALVACAVFSLLTLPLAARRQVRPSGPAD; from the coding sequence ATGAGCAACGACGTGTCACCGCCGCCCGTCTGGCGCATGCCCGGCATGGGCGCCCTGCTGCTGATGACCGCGTTCGGCTTCTCCGGGTTCTCCGTCCTGATGCCGACCGCCCCGCTCTGGGCCCTCGAGGGCGGCGCGGGCTCCGGGGGTTCGGGCCTCGTCAACGGCGTCCTGATGCTGTTCACGGTGGCGGCGCAGCCGTTCGTCCCATGGGCCCTGCGCCGCTTCGGCTGGGCGCCCGTGCTCTCGGCGGGCATGATCCTGCTCGGCCTGCCGCCGCTGCTCTTCGCGCTCTCCGCCGACCTGCTGCCGGTGCTCGCGCTGTCCGCCGTACGCGGGCTCGGCTTCGGCATCCTGACGGTCTCCGGCAGCACGGCCGTCGCCGAGCTCATCGAGCCGGGTCGCCGCGGCAAAGCGATCGGCGCGTACGGCCTGGCGATCGCCGTGCCGCAGCTGGCGCTGCTGCCGCTCGCGCCGTGGATCGCCCACAACTTCAGCTTCATGCCCGTCTTCATCCTCGGGGCGCTGCCGCTGCTGAGCGTGCCGCCGGCGATCCGCTTGGCCCGCCACCTTCATTCGCTGCCCGAACCTCCCGCCCACCTCGCGGACGTCCCGCTGACCCGTCGACGCCTGCTGCCGCTGACCCGCCCCATGGCGATCCTGCTCGCCGTCACGCTCGCCGGGGGCGCGTTCGTGACGTTCGCCCCACAGATGAGTTCGTCCCCGGGCGCGACGACGGCGGGCCTGCTCCTGCTCACCGGCGCGGCCGCGATCTCCCGCTGGCGTTTCGGCCACCTGGCTGACCGGTACGGCGCGCACGCCTTCATCGCCCCGCTCGTGGTGATGACGATCGTGGGACTCGGCCTCGGCGCGTGGGCCGTGGCCGCCGAGGAGAGCACCGTCGTCGTGCTCTTGCTCGTCTCGATGACGCTCGTGGGGATCAGCTACGGCGGACTGCAGAACCTGACGCTCGTCGAGGCGTTCACGGCCGTGCGCCGGCGCGACTACGGGATCGCGAGCGCCGCCTGGAACATCGGGTTCGACACCGGCACGGGCCTCGGCTCGGTGCTGGTCGGCGCGCTCGCGGCGGGCTGGTCGTTCTCGGGCGCGTTGGTCGCGTGCGCGGTCTTCTCCCTGCTCACGCTGCCACTGGCCGCGAGACGTCAGGTCCGCCCCTCTGGCCCCGCGGACTGA
- a CDS encoding phytoene/squalene synthase family protein — protein sequence MNPLDTYSRAAQRSAGEIIGVYSTSFGWACRTLPADTRRAIASIYALVRVADETVDGAGAGAGLGPAGVRAELDRLEQETENALTTGYSTNLVVHAFARTARRHAIGPDLTRPFFASMRADITGQPGAASELDEYIHGSAEVVGLMCLRVFLSLPGTARQRTAELEAGARRLGAAFQKVNFLRDLSADQQDLGRVYLPGTAAGDFTDEVKDAALEDIRADLSAASETLPLLDPGARRAVGLAHALFSALVDRLEAAPAATIARQRLRVGTAQKLLIAVRVFAAAARDRSRA from the coding sequence GTGAATCCGCTCGACACCTACTCCCGCGCGGCCCAGCGCAGCGCCGGCGAAATCATCGGCGTCTACTCCACCTCGTTCGGTTGGGCCTGCAGGACCCTGCCGGCCGATACCCGCCGGGCCATCGCCTCGATCTACGCGCTGGTCCGCGTCGCCGATGAGACCGTCGACGGCGCGGGCGCGGGAGCCGGGCTGGGCCCTGCAGGCGTGCGGGCCGAACTCGACCGCCTGGAACAGGAGACCGAAAACGCGCTGACCACCGGCTACAGCACGAATCTCGTCGTCCACGCGTTCGCCCGGACAGCACGCCGCCATGCGATCGGGCCGGACCTCACGCGCCCGTTCTTCGCCTCCATGCGGGCAGACATCACGGGCCAGCCCGGTGCCGCCAGCGAACTCGACGAGTACATCCACGGTTCGGCCGAGGTGGTCGGGCTCATGTGCCTGCGCGTCTTCCTCAGCCTGCCCGGCACGGCCAGGCAGCGCACGGCCGAACTGGAAGCGGGCGCACGCCGGCTCGGCGCCGCCTTCCAGAAGGTCAACTTCCTCCGCGACCTTTCAGCCGACCAGCAGGACCTCGGCCGCGTGTACCTCCCGGGCACCGCCGCCGGGGATTTCACGGACGAGGTCAAAGACGCCGCGCTCGAAGACATCCGCGCGGACCTCTCCGCAGCGTCGGAGACGCTCCCCCTGCTCGATCCGGGAGCCAGGCGCGCCGTCGGACTCGCCCACGCCCTGTTCTCCGCACTCGTGGACCGGCTCGAGGCAGCCCCGGCCGCGACGATCGCGCGTCAGCGCCTCCGTGTCGGCACGGCGCAGAAGCTCCTGATCGCGGTCCGTGTCTTCGCCGCAGCGGCGCGCGATCGGAGCCGCGCGTGA
- the crtI gene encoding phytoene desaturase family protein, translated as MSGRAVVVGGGFSGLATAGLLARDGHRVTLLEQHDDLGGRSGRWSAEGFRFDTGPSWYLMPEVIDRWFRLMGTSAARELELTRLDPAYRVWFGPGSAAVDVRSGREHALRLFEELEPGSTARAARYLDSAAETYDLATRRFLYDGFASPRGLLRPEVLQNLPKLARLLGTSLHDGAASAFRDPRIHQLLGYPAVFLGTTPYRAPGLYHLMSHLDLDDGVLYPRGGFAALVDAMERVVRAAGAEIRTGATVTAIETRRMRQRGPSRARVDAVAYRDRAGTSRRVGAEIVVAAADLHHVQQQLLEPGLRDWSGKRLGRTDPGPGAVLLCAGIEGELPELAHHNLLFTPDWRDNFSRISGGRPLQAETSIYASKTSATDPGAARDGHENLFVLVPSPARSEHGPGAGDRGGDPAIEAVADRALAQLSRWSGVPDLADRVVVRRTWGPGDFARDLNAFRGSALGPAHTLAQSAFFRPGNRSSRVLGLFFAGASVRPGIGVPMCMISAEIVLKAVRGDVSGDPVPLDEKREAHA; from the coding sequence GTGAGCGGCCGCGCCGTCGTCGTGGGCGGTGGATTCTCCGGCCTGGCGACGGCGGGGCTCCTCGCACGCGACGGTCACCGCGTGACACTGCTCGAACAGCACGACGACCTGGGCGGGCGCTCGGGCCGGTGGTCTGCGGAGGGATTCCGCTTCGACACCGGGCCCTCCTGGTATCTCATGCCCGAGGTCATCGACCGCTGGTTCCGCCTCATGGGCACGAGCGCCGCGCGCGAGTTGGAGCTGACCCGCCTGGACCCTGCCTACCGCGTGTGGTTCGGCCCCGGAAGCGCCGCCGTCGACGTGCGCTCCGGCCGCGAACACGCGCTGCGGCTCTTCGAGGAACTGGAGCCGGGATCGACCGCGCGCGCCGCCCGGTACCTCGATTCCGCGGCCGAGACCTACGACCTCGCGACGCGGCGCTTCCTGTACGACGGATTCGCGTCCCCGCGTGGCCTACTGCGCCCCGAGGTACTGCAGAACCTCCCGAAACTGGCCCGGCTGCTGGGCACCTCGCTGCACGACGGCGCGGCGAGCGCGTTCCGGGACCCCCGAATCCACCAGCTCCTCGGGTATCCGGCGGTCTTCCTCGGCACCACCCCCTACCGCGCGCCGGGTCTCTACCACCTCATGAGCCACCTGGACCTGGACGACGGCGTGCTCTACCCGCGCGGCGGATTCGCAGCCCTCGTGGATGCCATGGAGCGCGTCGTACGTGCCGCCGGCGCGGAGATCCGCACCGGAGCGACGGTGACGGCGATCGAGACGCGGCGCATGCGCCAACGTGGTCCGAGCCGTGCACGCGTCGACGCGGTGGCCTACCGGGACCGCGCGGGCACCTCCCGGCGCGTCGGCGCCGAGATCGTCGTGGCCGCAGCCGATCTGCACCATGTCCAGCAGCAGTTGCTCGAACCCGGCCTCCGTGACTGGTCCGGAAAGCGGCTGGGACGCACCGACCCCGGACCCGGCGCCGTCCTGCTCTGCGCCGGGATCGAGGGGGAGCTGCCCGAACTGGCGCACCACAACCTGCTCTTCACTCCCGACTGGCGGGACAACTTCTCGCGCATCTCCGGCGGGCGCCCGCTCCAGGCGGAGACGTCGATCTACGCGAGCAAAACGAGCGCCACCGATCCCGGTGCAGCTCGGGACGGGCACGAGAACCTGTTCGTGCTGGTCCCGTCGCCAGCCCGTTCAGAGCACGGGCCCGGGGCCGGCGACCGGGGTGGCGATCCCGCGATCGAAGCGGTCGCGGATCGCGCCCTGGCCCAGCTCAGCCGCTGGAGCGGGGTGCCCGACCTCGCCGACCGCGTCGTCGTCCGCAGAACGTGGGGGCCGGGAGATTTCGCCCGCGACCTCAACGCGTTCCGCGGCAGCGCCCTGGGCCCGGCCCACACGCTCGCCCAGAGCGCGTTCTTCCGCCCCGGCAACCGGAGCAGCCGCGTGCTCGGCTTGTTCTTCGCCGGCGCCTCCGTCCGGCCGGGGATCGGCGTGCCGATGTGCATGATCAGCGCCGAGATCGTCCTCAAGGCCGTGCGCGGCGACGTCTCAGGAGACCCTGTCCCCCTCGACGAGAAGCGGGAGGCGCACGCGTGA